The following proteins are co-located in the Robbsia betulipollinis genome:
- the rng gene encoding ribonuclease G — MNEEILINVTPQETRIALVQLGAVQELHIERTLSRGRVGNVYLGKVVRVLPGMQSAFIDIGLERAAFLHVADIWQPRQDHHSANAPQSPIEKIIFEGQTLMVQVIKDPIGTKGARLSTQISIAGRNLVYLPQEPHIGVSQKIGNEAEREAMRARLIAVLPPDEKGGYIVRTMAEDASGEELAGDVAYLRKTWATIAAQATRLPPASVLYADLDLAQRVLRDFVTEQTSKIQVDSRETFVKLGGFAREFTPAVAPLLHHYTGERPLFDLYNVETEIQKALSRRVDLKSGGYLMIDQTEAMTTIDVNTGGYVGARNFDETIFKTNLEASHMIARQLRLRNLGGIIIIDFIDMENAEHRTTVLGELTKSLARDRTRVTVSGFSQLGLVEMTRKRTRESLSHVLCEACPTCSGKGQIKTPRTLCYEILREVLRESRQFNPREFRVVASQAVIDLFLEEESQHLAMLSDFIGKPVSLRVESNVAQEQYDIVLM; from the coding sequence ATGAACGAAGAGATCCTGATCAACGTCACGCCGCAGGAAACCCGGATCGCGCTCGTGCAGCTGGGCGCGGTCCAGGAACTGCATATCGAACGCACGCTTTCGCGCGGCCGCGTCGGCAATGTCTATCTCGGCAAGGTCGTGCGGGTGCTGCCCGGCATGCAGTCGGCCTTCATCGACATCGGCCTCGAACGCGCGGCCTTTCTGCACGTCGCCGACATCTGGCAACCGCGCCAGGACCACCACAGCGCCAACGCGCCGCAAAGTCCGATCGAAAAAATCATCTTCGAGGGCCAGACGCTGATGGTCCAGGTCATCAAGGACCCGATCGGCACCAAGGGCGCGCGCCTGTCGACCCAGATCAGCATCGCCGGGCGCAATCTCGTCTACCTCCCGCAGGAGCCCCATATCGGCGTGTCGCAGAAGATCGGCAACGAGGCCGAACGCGAGGCGATGCGCGCGCGCCTGATCGCCGTGCTGCCCCCGGACGAGAAAGGCGGGTATATCGTGCGTACGATGGCCGAGGACGCAAGCGGCGAGGAACTCGCGGGCGACGTCGCCTACCTGCGCAAGACCTGGGCGACGATCGCCGCGCAGGCCACGCGTCTGCCCCCGGCCTCGGTCCTGTATGCCGATCTCGATCTCGCGCAACGCGTGCTGCGCGACTTCGTCACCGAACAGACCAGCAAGATCCAGGTGGATTCGCGCGAGACCTTCGTCAAGCTCGGCGGCTTCGCACGCGAATTCACGCCGGCGGTCGCGCCGCTGCTGCACCACTATACGGGCGAGCGTCCGCTGTTCGACCTGTACAACGTCGAGACCGAGATCCAGAAAGCGCTGTCACGGCGCGTCGATCTGAAATCCGGCGGCTATCTGATGATCGACCAGACCGAGGCGATGACGACGATCGACGTCAATACCGGCGGCTATGTGGGCGCCCGCAATTTCGACGAGACGATCTTCAAGACGAATCTGGAAGCCAGCCACATGATCGCGCGGCAGTTGCGGTTGCGCAATCTGGGCGGCATCATCATCATCGATTTCATCGACATGGAAAACGCCGAGCATCGCACCACGGTGCTCGGCGAATTGACGAAATCGCTCGCGCGCGACCGTACCCGCGTCACGGTGAGCGGTTTCTCGCAACTGGGCCTGGTCGAAATGACGCGCAAGCGCACGCGGGAGTCGCTGTCCCATGTGCTGTGCGAGGCCTGCCCGACCTGTTCCGGCAAGGGACAGATCAAGACGCCGCGCACGCTGTGCTACGAAATCCTGCGCGAGGTCCTGCGCGAATCGCGCCAGTTCAACCCGCGCGAGTTCCGGGTGGTGGCGTCGCAGGCGGTGATCGATCTGTTCCTCGAGGAGGAATCGCAACACCTGGCGATGCTGTCGGACTTCATCGGCAAGCCGGTGTCGTTGCGGGTCGAATCGAACGTGGCGCAGGAACAGTACGATATCGTGCTGATGTAG
- a CDS encoding glycosyltransferase family 9 protein translates to MSRLSGRLRIFSRALPRLLLKPWRREPRTVGRVLIAHRLLLGDTLLLAPLLKKVREQHPDAAIVLTCPPAVAPLFACRPYGATALPYDPRSAASIARIVASGPYDLAIVAGDQRYAWLALAADSRWIVAYQADTPAWKRWPIDALPRFPDSPVAWADALALLVRGAAPGRFDPTEWPMPAPAPFAPPPAGYVVLHPGASNPVKQWPAARWLALADTLTARGWRPVWSGGPGEGELIAQIDPERRYPSYAEQLDLAQLAALLRGAKLLVCPDTGVAHLGRLLAVPTLALFGPGSARVHGAGQFWDRMPFVAETVDIACRDQPTLFESTVSWIRRCDRDLATCRNRRGAGAACMSDISEAVVKTRLDTLIDGVR, encoded by the coding sequence ATGAGTCGTCTGAGCGGCCGTCTCCGGATCTTCTCGCGTGCGTTGCCTCGCCTGCTGCTCAAGCCGTGGCGGCGCGAGCCGCGCACCGTGGGGCGCGTGCTGATCGCGCACCGGCTGCTGCTGGGCGACACGCTCCTGCTCGCCCCCTTGCTGAAGAAAGTGCGGGAGCAGCATCCGGATGCCGCGATCGTGCTGACCTGTCCGCCCGCCGTGGCGCCGCTTTTCGCGTGCCGGCCGTACGGGGCGACCGCCTTGCCTTATGATCCACGCAGCGCCGCCAGCATCGCGCGCATCGTCGCCAGTGGCCCGTACGATCTCGCAATCGTCGCCGGCGACCAGCGTTACGCCTGGCTCGCGCTGGCGGCGGACAGCCGCTGGATCGTCGCCTACCAGGCCGACACACCTGCGTGGAAACGCTGGCCTATCGACGCGTTGCCGCGCTTTCCCGACAGTCCCGTCGCGTGGGCGGATGCACTCGCCCTGCTGGTGCGCGGCGCGGCGCCCGGGCGTTTCGATCCAACCGAGTGGCCGATGCCTGCGCCGGCGCCGTTTGCGCCGCCGCCGGCCGGCTACGTGGTGCTGCATCCGGGTGCGAGCAATCCCGTCAAGCAATGGCCGGCGGCGCGCTGGCTGGCGCTGGCCGACACCCTGACGGCGCGGGGCTGGCGTCCGGTCTGGAGCGGCGGCCCCGGCGAGGGGGAACTGATCGCGCAGATCGACCCCGAGCGCCGTTACCCAAGCTACGCCGAACAGCTCGACCTCGCGCAGCTCGCCGCCTTGTTGCGCGGTGCGAAGCTGCTGGTCTGCCCGGATACCGGGGTCGCGCACCTCGGCCGGCTGCTCGCCGTGCCGACGCTCGCGCTGTTCGGCCCGGGGAGCGCGCGCGTGCATGGCGCGGGCCAATTCTGGGACCGGATGCCGTTCGTCGCCGAGACCGTCGACATCGCGTGCCGCGATCAGCCGACGCTGTTCGAGAGTACGGTAAGCTGGATCCGCCGGTGCGATCGCGACCTGGCTACCTGCCGCAATCGTCGCGGCGCCGGCGCGGCCTGCATGTCCGACATTTCCGAGGCTGTCGTGAAAACGCGGCTCGATACCTTGATCGATGGAGTTCGATGA
- the rlmH gene encoding 23S rRNA (pseudouridine(1915)-N(3))-methyltransferase RlmH encodes MKLHILAVGHRMPGWIATGFDEYAKRMPAELRIELREIKPEPRTANRPAEQVMAIERQRIEAALPKSVRIVALDERGADWTTMRLAAALPEWQRAALDVAFVIGGADGLDPALKARADVLLRLSSLTLPHGVARLLLAEQLYRAWTINQNHPYHRA; translated from the coding sequence ATGAAACTGCATATCCTCGCGGTCGGGCATCGGATGCCCGGCTGGATCGCGACCGGCTTCGACGAATACGCGAAACGCATGCCGGCCGAGCTGCGCATCGAATTGCGCGAGATCAAGCCCGAGCCGCGCACCGCGAACCGCCCCGCCGAGCAGGTGATGGCGATCGAGCGGCAACGCATCGAGGCGGCACTGCCCAAATCGGTGCGCATCGTCGCGCTCGACGAACGCGGCGCCGACTGGACGACCATGCGGCTCGCCGCCGCCCTTCCGGAGTGGCAGCGCGCGGCGCTGGACGTCGCCTTCGTCATCGGCGGTGCCGACGGCCTGGACCCGGCGCTCAAGGCCCGCGCCGACGTGCTGCTGCGCCTGTCGAGCCTGACGCTGCCCCACGGCGTCGCACGTCTGTTGCTCGCCGAACAGCTCTACCGCGCGTGGACCATCAATCAGAACCATCCCTACCACCGGGCCTAG
- a CDS encoding glycosyltransferase family 2 protein has translation MPPPASSPTPSARPRPTLGIAVITLDAAAHLADCLGALSFADRIVLVDSGSRDATLAIAALHGAQIHHRPDWAGFGVQKNRAVDLLDTDWVLVVDADEVVSPALAASIRDVVAADADGVHALDRLSAFCGQWVRHSGWRPDAVPRLFKRGTARFSEDRVHERLVFSGTAALLDGVLLHYSYDDIGAVLRKLDSYSGAGARQRFERGDRASFGKAVRRGLWAFVRTYFLRLGCLDGRAGFMIAVFNAETVYYRFLRLAELGRAEPAPGMPGPDRPPQNGRD, from the coding sequence GTGCCGCCGCCCGCCTCGTCTCCGACACCTTCCGCCCGGCCGCGGCCGACGCTGGGCATCGCCGTCATCACGCTGGACGCCGCCGCGCATCTGGCGGACTGTCTGGGCGCGCTGTCCTTCGCCGACCGGATCGTGCTCGTCGACAGCGGCAGCCGCGACGCCACGCTCGCGATCGCCGCCCTGCACGGTGCGCAGATCCACCACCGTCCGGATTGGGCAGGGTTCGGCGTGCAGAAAAACCGGGCGGTCGATCTGCTCGACACGGACTGGGTCCTGGTGGTCGATGCCGACGAAGTCGTGAGTCCGGCGCTCGCGGCGTCGATTCGCGATGTCGTCGCAGCCGATGCCGACGGCGTCCATGCCCTCGACCGTCTGTCCGCGTTTTGCGGACAATGGGTGCGCCACTCGGGATGGCGGCCCGATGCGGTGCCGCGCCTGTTCAAGCGCGGCACCGCGCGTTTTTCCGAGGACCGGGTACACGAACGTCTGGTGTTCTCCGGTACCGCCGCGCTGCTGGACGGCGTGCTGCTGCACTACAGTTATGACGACATCGGCGCGGTGCTGCGCAAGCTCGACAGCTATTCCGGCGCAGGCGCGCGCCAGCGTTTCGAACGCGGCGACCGTGCCAGCTTCGGCAAGGCGGTGCGGCGCGGCCTCTGGGCCTTCGTGCGCACCTATTTCCTGCGGCTGGGCTGCCTCGACGGCCGTGCCGGCTTCATGATCGCCGTGTTCAACGCGGAAACCGTGTACTACCGTTTCCTGCGTCTCGCCGAACTCGGGCGAGCAGAGCCTGCCCCGGGGATGCCCGGACCGGACCGGCCGCCGCAAAACGGACGGGACTAG
- the msbA gene encoding lipid A export permease/ATP-binding protein MsbA, giving the protein MTKKGPGDVKAPLTAKPIANMAVFRRLRRYLQPHLFVLIAAALSMALVAASEAGIPWLLKPLVDRGFGQGASGTSRWMIPVAVVVLAFVRGVAQYGSGYLLSWVTNRVLQELRREMFRKMLHARVAFFQRETASTIINAVVFEVNQILNTLSGVMVTLVRDSMTVLCLLALLFYRNWRLTLVIAVILPVIAWLVGKINRRLRRLNRDYQQQTNQLSYIVEETVGGYKVVKVHNGEAYEMGRFEEMSRRLRGYSMRMTVAGGLAQPLTQFIASIALAIVLAIAMIQSAHDQTTVGGFVSFVTAMLLIISPLKHLTDVNQPLQRGMTAAELIFGLIDEPPETSGGDRRLERARGEVRFERVSFSYGNVTRPTLDAVSFVARPGEMIALAGPSGSGKTTLVNLLPRFFDATDGRILVDGVPVEEYRLEDLRRQIAFVSQEVVLFNDSIAANVAYGQEIDAARVDAALAAANLRNTVAAMPDGVDTLVGDNGMRLSGGQRQRLAIARAIYKDAPILILDEATSALDSESERHVQEALEVLMRGRTTLVIAHRLSTIERADRILVMEAGQIIEEGSHAELLKRGGLYANLHNIQYQREEA; this is encoded by the coding sequence ATGACGAAAAAAGGACCGGGCGACGTGAAGGCGCCCCTGACCGCCAAGCCGATCGCCAATATGGCGGTGTTCAGGCGTCTGCGCCGCTATCTGCAGCCGCATCTCTTCGTCCTCATCGCCGCGGCGCTGTCGATGGCGCTCGTGGCCGCCAGCGAGGCCGGCATTCCCTGGCTGCTCAAACCCCTGGTGGACCGGGGGTTCGGCCAGGGCGCATCGGGGACCTCCCGCTGGATGATCCCGGTGGCGGTGGTCGTGCTCGCGTTCGTGCGCGGCGTGGCGCAATACGGCTCCGGCTATCTGCTGAGCTGGGTGACCAACCGCGTGCTGCAGGAGTTGCGGCGCGAGATGTTCCGGAAGATGCTGCACGCGCGCGTCGCGTTCTTTCAGCGCGAAACGGCGAGTACGATCATCAACGCGGTGGTCTTCGAGGTCAATCAGATCCTGAACACGCTGAGCGGCGTGATGGTCACGCTGGTGCGCGATTCGATGACGGTGCTGTGCCTGCTCGCGCTGTTGTTCTACCGTAACTGGCGCCTGACGCTCGTCATCGCGGTGATCCTGCCGGTGATCGCCTGGCTGGTCGGCAAGATCAACCGCCGGCTGCGGCGGTTGAATCGCGATTATCAGCAGCAGACCAACCAGTTGTCCTACATCGTCGAGGAAACCGTCGGCGGCTACAAGGTCGTCAAGGTGCACAACGGCGAAGCGTACGAGATGGGCCGCTTCGAGGAAATGAGCCGGCGCCTGCGCGGCTATTCGATGCGCATGACGGTGGCGGGCGGTCTCGCGCAGCCCCTCACGCAGTTCATCGCTTCGATCGCCCTGGCGATCGTCCTGGCGATCGCGATGATTCAGTCCGCGCACGATCAGACGACGGTGGGCGGCTTCGTGTCCTTCGTCACCGCGATGCTGCTGATCATTTCGCCATTGAAGCACCTGACGGACGTCAACCAGCCGTTGCAGCGCGGCATGACGGCGGCCGAGCTGATCTTCGGCCTGATCGACGAGCCGCCGGAGACCTCGGGCGGCGACCGTCGGCTGGAGCGCGCACGCGGCGAAGTCCGCTTCGAGCGCGTGAGCTTCAGTTATGGCAACGTCACACGCCCGACGCTCGACGCGGTGTCCTTCGTCGCCAGGCCGGGCGAGATGATCGCGCTGGCGGGTCCGTCGGGCAGCGGCAAGACGACGCTGGTGAACCTGCTGCCGCGGTTTTTCGATGCGACCGATGGCCGGATCCTGGTCGACGGGGTGCCGGTCGAGGAGTATCGGCTGGAGGATCTGCGGCGCCAGATCGCCTTCGTCAGTCAGGAAGTGGTGCTGTTCAACGACAGCATCGCGGCGAACGTGGCCTATGGACAGGAGATCGATGCCGCGCGGGTGGATGCCGCGCTGGCCGCGGCGAATCTGCGCAACACCGTGGCGGCGATGCCCGACGGCGTGGATACCCTCGTGGGCGACAACGGCATGCGGCTCTCCGGCGGCCAGCGGCAGCGGCTGGCGATCGCCCGGGCGATCTACAAGGATGCGCCGATCCTGATCCTGGACGAGGCGACCTCGGCGCTGGATTCGGAATCCGAGCGGCACGTACAGGAAGCGCTCGAGGTGCTGATGCGCGGACGCACGACGCTGGTGATCGCGCACCGGCTATCGACCATCGAGCGTGCGGATCGCATCCTGGTGATGGAGGCGGGCCAAATCATCGAAGAGGGAAGCCACGCCGAGCTGTTGAAGCGAGGCGGGCTCTATGCCAATCTGCACAACATCCAGTATCAGCGCGAGGAAGCCTGA
- a CDS encoding O-antigen ligase family protein, with protein MKQKFAEGLLLSAICAVAFAVMFGHFTGVKNIALAFAALGLLAVALMRERPPADAHYAPWPDAGLLVPLVLWMTWTAASLAWSVFPAASAAAWVDEVAIPTLGFFAFYRIASIGRPAASAAGARSAKARPRERAVGAAPSNALAAPPEERDRADRPRSAVAFEASCWVATFLLAALSLYGVNQLAPELPKPGVLHFYERVGHTSTFALIVLPLFVAMSVRPATRLAGLSGAVLAIVIGLVSLNRFFGVSAVVTLLIGLAPALRRRKILTCVLLLGVLAGLAAALTYSNSERLPGPGNNAGQSKSQVFEHALDAQRWRQSLQRMVRVDPRPQIWHAYAELGMRHPWLGVGFGKPLPAYAYAEALPPDLTSQEPHARTHSHDLFLNTWLQVGVVGLVLECLLFVALIRAFLRTAPADVWLRAAGVALVCGVISKNLTDDFLWQSTSLAFWGQAGWLLGRARLSGMIRYRMASGRSVAMRRLRRVGN; from the coding sequence ATGAAACAGAAGTTCGCCGAAGGGCTGTTGCTGAGCGCGATATGCGCAGTGGCGTTCGCCGTCATGTTCGGGCATTTCACCGGTGTGAAGAACATCGCGCTGGCGTTCGCGGCGCTCGGTCTGCTCGCCGTCGCGCTGATGCGCGAGCGTCCTCCGGCGGATGCCCATTACGCGCCCTGGCCGGACGCCGGCCTGCTGGTGCCGCTCGTGCTCTGGATGACGTGGACGGCCGCGTCGCTCGCCTGGTCGGTGTTTCCGGCCGCGAGCGCCGCCGCCTGGGTCGACGAGGTGGCGATCCCGACGCTTGGCTTCTTCGCTTTCTATCGGATCGCGTCGATCGGTCGTCCCGCGGCGTCGGCGGCCGGCGCGCGATCCGCGAAGGCGCGCCCGCGTGAGCGCGCCGTGGGCGCGGCGCCGTCGAATGCGCTGGCGGCGCCGCCCGAAGAGCGGGATCGTGCGGACCGGCCGCGTTCCGCGGTCGCCTTCGAGGCCAGCTGTTGGGTCGCGACGTTCCTGCTGGCCGCCCTCAGTCTCTACGGCGTGAATCAGCTGGCGCCCGAATTGCCGAAACCCGGCGTGCTGCACTTCTACGAGCGGGTCGGTCATACCAGTACGTTCGCACTGATCGTTCTGCCTCTGTTCGTGGCCATGAGCGTGCGTCCGGCGACCCGTCTCGCCGGGCTGAGCGGCGCGGTGCTCGCCATCGTGATCGGGCTGGTGAGCCTGAACCGATTTTTTGGCGTGAGCGCCGTCGTGACGCTGTTGATCGGTCTGGCACCTGCGTTGCGCCGGCGCAAAATCCTCACGTGCGTGCTTTTGCTGGGTGTGCTCGCCGGCCTCGCGGCCGCGTTGACGTATAGCAACAGCGAGCGCCTGCCCGGCCCGGGCAACAACGCCGGCCAGAGCAAATCGCAGGTATTCGAGCATGCGCTCGACGCGCAGCGCTGGCGTCAAAGCCTGCAACGCATGGTCCGGGTCGATCCGCGGCCGCAGATCTGGCACGCGTATGCCGAGCTGGGCATGCGGCACCCCTGGCTGGGCGTGGGCTTCGGCAAACCGCTGCCGGCCTACGCGTACGCGGAGGCGCTGCCGCCCGATCTCACCTCTCAGGAACCCCATGCAAGAACCCATTCCCATGACCTGTTCCTCAATACCTGGTTGCAGGTCGGCGTGGTCGGGCTGGTGCTCGAGTGCTTGCTGTTCGTCGCATTGATCCGCGCCTTCCTGCGCACCGCCCCTGCGGATGTCTGGCTGCGCGCGGCGGGCGTCGCGCTGGTGTGCGGGGTGATCAGCAAGAATCTGACGGACGATTTCCTGTGGCAGTCGACCAGCCTCGCGTTCTGGGGACAGGCCGGCTGGCTGCTCGGGCGCGCGCGCCTTTCCGGAATGATCCGGTACCGGATGGCCTCGGGACGTTCGGTGGCGATGCGGCGCCTGCGTCGGGTCGGAAACTGA
- the hemF gene encoding oxygen-dependent coproporphyrinogen oxidase, with the protein MITTIDTAPVRAYLLGLQHRIAETLGAFDGSAFATDAWQRAPEERLQGDGITRIVEEGAFFERGGVGFSHVRGAALPPSATANRPELAGCGFEALGVSLVMHPRNPYCPTVHLNVRMFVAQRDEQTVACWFGGGMDLTPYYGFEDDARHFHRACRDAVAPFGDTLYPRFKAWCDTYFHLKHRNEPRGIGGIFYDDFAELGFERSFAMMRSVGDAFLPAYVPILEARRGLPYGERERDFQAYRRGRYVEFNLVFDRGTLFGLQSGGRTESILMSMPPLVRWRYNWQPEPGSAEARLTTDFLTGRDWLESA; encoded by the coding sequence ATGATCACGACCATCGACACCGCCCCGGTGCGCGCCTATCTGCTGGGTCTTCAGCACCGCATCGCCGAGACGCTCGGCGCCTTCGACGGCAGCGCCTTCGCCACCGATGCCTGGCAGCGCGCGCCCGAGGAACGCCTGCAAGGCGACGGCATCACCCGCATCGTCGAGGAAGGCGCGTTCTTCGAGCGCGGCGGCGTGGGTTTCTCGCACGTGCGCGGCGCGGCGCTGCCGCCGTCGGCCACCGCGAACCGGCCCGAGCTGGCGGGTTGCGGATTCGAGGCGCTCGGCGTCTCGCTCGTGATGCACCCGCGCAACCCGTACTGCCCGACCGTACACCTGAACGTGCGCATGTTCGTCGCCCAGCGCGACGAGCAGACGGTGGCCTGCTGGTTCGGCGGCGGCATGGACCTGACGCCCTACTATGGTTTCGAGGACGACGCGCGGCATTTCCATCGTGCCTGCCGCGACGCGGTCGCGCCGTTCGGCGACACCCTGTATCCGCGCTTCAAGGCCTGGTGCGACACGTATTTCCATTTGAAGCACCGCAACGAGCCGCGCGGCATCGGCGGCATTTTCTACGACGACTTCGCCGAACTCGGCTTCGAACGGAGCTTCGCAATGATGCGCAGCGTCGGCGACGCCTTCCTGCCGGCCTACGTGCCGATCCTCGAGGCACGCCGCGGCCTGCCCTATGGCGAGCGCGAACGGGATTTCCAGGCCTATCGGCGCGGGCGCTATGTGGAATTCAATCTCGTGTTCGACCGCGGCACCCTGTTCGGGCTGCAAAGCGGGGGACGTACCGAGTCGATTCTGATGTCGATGCCGCCGCTGGTGCGCTGGCGCTACAACTGGCAACCGGAGCCGGGTTCCGCGGAGGCGCGGCTCACGACCGACTTCCTCACGGGCCGGGACTGGCTGGAGTCCGCATGA
- the rsfS gene encoding ribosome silencing factor, whose protein sequence is MDIKILQRAIIDGLEDVKGHEIKVFDTTHLTSLFDRVVIASGTSNRQTRSLASSVADKVREAGGRVISTEGGETGEWVLVDCGDAVVHILQPALRQYYNLEELWGGKPVKVTLASKTRSIAGGVREGADEEEDEQEAVINKARFAKPRLAPVKPEAAVPAKKAPAKRAARKSADDAGDAAPKPATKRAATARAPAAGAPAKKAVARKAPARKTVANNGADE, encoded by the coding sequence ATGGATATCAAAATACTACAGCGCGCCATCATCGATGGTCTCGAAGACGTCAAGGGCCACGAAATCAAGGTTTTCGACACGACGCATCTGACGTCGCTGTTCGACCGCGTCGTGATCGCCTCCGGCACGTCGAACCGGCAAACGCGTTCGCTGGCTTCCAGCGTGGCCGACAAGGTGCGCGAGGCCGGTGGCCGCGTCATCAGCACGGAAGGAGGCGAGACCGGCGAATGGGTATTGGTCGATTGCGGCGACGCGGTCGTGCATATCCTGCAACCGGCGTTGCGCCAATACTACAATCTCGAAGAGTTGTGGGGCGGCAAGCCGGTCAAGGTCACGCTCGCATCGAAGACCCGCTCGATCGCTGGCGGCGTGCGCGAAGGCGCGGACGAGGAAGAGGACGAGCAGGAAGCCGTGATCAACAAGGCGCGCTTCGCCAAGCCCCGCCTCGCGCCGGTGAAACCGGAAGCGGCCGTGCCGGCGAAGAAGGCGCCCGCGAAACGCGCCGCGCGCAAGAGCGCGGACGATGCGGGCGACGCTGCGCCGAAGCCCGCCACCAAGCGGGCCGCGACGGCTCGCGCTCCGGCGGCCGGCGCTCCGGCCAAGAAAGCGGTCGCGCGCAAGGCACCGGCCCGCAAGACCGTGGCCAACAACGGCGCGGACGAGTAA
- a CDS encoding Maf family protein, translated as MPDTAAPFPFVYLASQSPRRRELLDQIGVRFEMLLPEAHEDAEALEALIAGEPAPGYVQRVCLAKADAALARRVRRALPAAPILSADTTVACEGAILGKPRDADDAAAMLRRLSGRTHQVWTAVAVVAGDAHPAPAGSVGGTPARHALALSRSDVRFAALDDTAIARYIAGGEPFGKAGGYGIQGTAAAFVENLSGSYSGVMGLPLFETARLLRQAGVRF; from the coding sequence ATGCCCGATACCGCCGCCCCTTTCCCCTTCGTCTATCTCGCCTCGCAAAGTCCGCGCCGTCGCGAACTGCTCGACCAGATCGGCGTGCGTTTCGAGATGTTGCTGCCCGAAGCGCATGAAGACGCCGAAGCGCTCGAGGCATTGATCGCGGGCGAGCCCGCGCCCGGGTACGTGCAGCGCGTCTGCCTCGCGAAGGCCGATGCCGCGCTGGCGCGACGGGTGCGGCGCGCCTTGCCCGCGGCGCCGATCCTGAGCGCGGATACGACCGTGGCATGCGAGGGCGCGATTCTCGGCAAGCCGCGCGACGCCGACGACGCGGCGGCGATGCTGCGGCGCCTGTCCGGCCGAACGCATCAGGTATGGACCGCGGTCGCCGTGGTGGCGGGCGACGCCCATCCGGCACCCGCGGGCAGTGTCGGCGGCACGCCCGCCCGCCACGCCTTGGCGCTGTCACGTTCCGACGTCCGCTTCGCTGCGCTCGACGACACGGCGATCGCGCGCTACATCGCCGGCGGCGAACCGTTCGGCAAGGCCGGCGGCTACGGCATTCAGGGCACCGCCGCCGCATTCGTCGAGAATCTGTCGGGCAGCTATTCCGGCGTCATGGGCCTGCCCCTGTTCGAGACCGCCCGGCTGCTGCGCCAGGCCGGCGTGCGGTTTTGA
- a CDS encoding nicotinate-nucleotide adenylyltransferase, protein MTRRIAILGGTFDPIHDGHLALATHFSALLALDELVLMPAGQPWQKTGVSAAAQRLEMTRIAAAHLRLPGTRVSVGTDEVERHGDTYTVDTLAAWRERVGPDASLSLLIGADQLVALDHWHDWLDLFELAHICVAARPGFDPTAASPAVGAQIARREMPLEDIRRHAHGGILIDQSLHLDISATHIRQCAQQRLAADAKACEHVPDAVWHYIRQHRLYGESPVSDASSKIA, encoded by the coding sequence ATGACGCGCCGCATCGCGATTCTGGGCGGCACGTTCGACCCGATCCACGACGGCCATCTGGCGCTTGCGACGCACTTCTCGGCATTGCTGGCGCTCGACGAACTGGTGCTGATGCCGGCCGGCCAGCCCTGGCAGAAGACCGGCGTCTCGGCCGCCGCGCAGCGGCTGGAGATGACGCGCATCGCCGCGGCGCACCTGCGGCTGCCAGGCACCCGCGTGAGCGTAGGCACCGACGAGGTCGAACGGCACGGCGACACGTATACTGTCGACACGCTGGCCGCCTGGCGCGAGCGTGTCGGGCCCGACGCGTCGCTGTCGCTGCTGATCGGCGCGGACCAGCTGGTCGCGTTGGATCACTGGCATGACTGGCTCGATCTTTTCGAACTCGCGCATATCTGCGTCGCGGCGCGCCCCGGCTTCGATCCGACCGCCGCCTCGCCTGCGGTCGGTGCGCAGATCGCGCGCCGCGAGATGCCGCTGGAGGACATCCGGCGGCACGCGCATGGCGGCATCCTGATCGACCAGTCGCTACATCTGGACATCTCGGCCACCCATATCCGCCAGTGCGCGCAACAACGTCTGGCGGCGGACGCAAAAGCCTGCGAACATGTGCCCGACGCCGTCTGGCACTATATTCGTCAACATCGCCTCTATGGCGAATCACCGGTTTCGGACGCATCGTCCAAAATCGCATAG